A genomic segment from uncultured Alistipes sp. encodes:
- the purC gene encoding phosphoribosylaminoimidazolesuccinocarboxamide synthase gives MKQLEMLYEGKAKQVFRTDDPERIIIRYKDSATAFNNIKKATIENKGVLNNAISSIIFQELEKAGVKTHYIETLNDRDQLCRKVSIIPLEVIVRNVIAGSMAHRLGIEEGTQPANTIFDICYKRDELGDPLINDHHAVALGVVTYQELERIYGMAARINGVLKSLFARMNITLVDFKIEFGRTSDGEIVLADEVSPDTCRLWDMTTGERLDKDRFRRDLGRVREAYEEILARLKKITE, from the coding sequence ATGAAACAGCTCGAAATGCTCTACGAGGGCAAAGCCAAGCAGGTATTCCGAACGGATGATCCCGAACGGATCATCATCCGCTACAAGGATAGCGCCACGGCTTTCAACAACATCAAGAAGGCTACGATCGAGAACAAGGGGGTGCTGAACAACGCCATTTCGTCGATTATTTTCCAGGAGTTGGAGAAGGCCGGGGTGAAGACCCATTATATCGAGACGCTCAACGACCGCGACCAGTTGTGCCGCAAGGTGTCGATCATTCCGCTGGAGGTGATCGTGCGTAACGTCATCGCCGGTTCGATGGCCCATCGCCTGGGCATCGAGGAGGGCACGCAGCCCGCGAACACGATTTTCGACATCTGCTACAAGCGGGACGAACTGGGCGATCCGCTCATCAACGACCACCATGCCGTGGCGCTGGGGGTGGTGACCTACCAGGAGCTGGAGCGGATCTACGGGATGGCGGCACGGATCAACGGGGTTCTCAAATCGCTGTTCGCCCGGATGAACATCACGCTGGTGGACTTCAAGATCGAGTTCGGCCGCACGTCGGACGGCGAGATCGTGCTGGCCGACGAGGTGTCGCCGGACACGTGCCGTCTGTGGGACATGACCACGGGCGAACGGCTCGACAAGGACCGTTTCCGCCGCGATCTGGGACGTGTGCGTGAGGCTTACGAGGAGATTTTGGCACGTTTGAAGAAAATTACCGAATAA
- the purF gene encoding amidophosphoribosyltransferase yields the protein MMREEEVIRDRELHEECGVFGIYGVPGAASLAYYGLHALQHRGQEGAGIVSVDEKGTFRRIKGSGLVTEVFNEEKLATLKGSMAIGHVRYTTAGGGGVENIQPFLFRHNTGDFALAHNGNIVNSALLREYLENRGSLFQSTSDSEILAHLIKKETRYHDRPRIFSIIDALNMLEGAFAFLIMTANRIYACRDKYGLRPLSIGRLGDGWVVSSETCAFDVLGAEFVRDVEPGEIVTIDRQGIRSRDYSQYKRHEMCSMEYIYFARPDSDIEGCNVHAYRKESGRLLCQESPADADIVVGVPDSSLSAAMGYAEESGLPYEMGLIKNKYIGRTFIQPTQELREKGVRMKLSAVRSIVRGKRVVLVDDSIVRGTTSRRIVTMLKEAGATEVHVRIASPPMIGPCFYGVDTSTYDELISARKNVEEVRQEIGADSLSFLSPDSLLKAGNHSELCMACFTGSYPTALYQTVEEANKDNK from the coding sequence ATGATGAGGGAAGAAGAGGTAATCCGCGACCGTGAGTTGCACGAGGAGTGCGGAGTTTTCGGCATCTACGGGGTGCCCGGGGCCGCATCGCTGGCCTATTACGGGCTGCACGCCCTGCAGCATCGCGGACAGGAGGGCGCCGGAATCGTTTCGGTCGACGAGAAGGGCACGTTCCGACGCATCAAGGGCAGCGGTCTGGTGACGGAGGTCTTCAACGAGGAGAAACTCGCCACGTTGAAGGGCTCGATGGCCATCGGCCACGTCCGCTACACGACGGCCGGAGGCGGCGGGGTGGAGAACATCCAGCCGTTCCTGTTCCGTCACAATACGGGCGATTTCGCCCTGGCGCACAACGGCAACATCGTCAATTCGGCCCTGTTGCGCGAGTATCTCGAAAACCGGGGCAGCCTTTTCCAGTCGACCTCGGACAGCGAGATCCTGGCCCACCTGATCAAGAAGGAGACACGCTACCACGACCGGCCGCGCATCTTTTCGATCATCGATGCGCTGAACATGCTGGAGGGGGCCTTCGCCTTCCTGATCATGACGGCCAACCGCATCTACGCCTGCCGGGACAAGTACGGGCTGCGTCCGTTGTCGATCGGGCGTCTGGGCGACGGATGGGTGGTTTCGAGCGAGACGTGCGCCTTCGACGTCCTGGGTGCGGAGTTCGTGCGCGACGTCGAGCCGGGCGAGATCGTCACGATCGACCGCCAGGGGATCCGCAGCCGCGACTATTCGCAGTACAAGCGCCACGAGATGTGCTCGATGGAGTACATCTACTTCGCGCGTCCGGACAGCGACATCGAGGGGTGCAACGTCCACGCCTACCGCAAGGAGTCGGGGCGTCTGCTCTGCCAGGAGTCCCCGGCTGATGCCGACATCGTGGTCGGCGTTCCGGATTCGAGTCTGAGCGCCGCGATGGGTTATGCCGAGGAGAGCGGCCTGCCCTATGAAATGGGCCTGATCAAGAACAAGTATATCGGCCGGACCTTTATCCAGCCGACGCAGGAGTTGCGCGAAAAGGGTGTTCGGATGAAGCTCTCGGCCGTGCGTTCGATCGTGCGGGGCAAGCGCGTGGTGCTGGTCGACGACTCGATCGTGCGGGGTACGACCTCGCGGCGCATCGTCACGATGCTCAAGGAGGCCGGGGCCACCGAGGTCCACGTGCGGATCGCCAGCCCTCCGATGATCGGCCCCTGCTTCTACGGCGTCGACACGTCGACCTACGACGAGCTGATCTCGGCGCGCAAGAATGTCGAGGAGGTGCGTCAGGAGATCGGAGCCGATTCGCTGTCGTTCCTCTCTCCCGATTCGCTGCTGAAGGCCGGGAACCACAGCGAATTGTGCATGGCCTGCTTCACGGGATCGTATCCCACGGCCCTGTACCAGACGGTCGAGGAGGCCAACAAGGACAACAAATGA
- the purM gene encoding phosphoribosylformylglycinamidine cyclo-ligase, producing MAQSYEKAGVNLEAGYEVVRRIKKHVASTARTGVMGNIGAFGGMFDLSALQVKEPVLVSGTDGVGTKLKLAFQMDKHDTIGIDAVAMCVNDVLAQGAEPLLFLDYVAVGHNVPQKIEAIVAGVAEGCRQAGCALVGGETAEMPGMYADGEYDIAGFTVGVVEKSKLIDGSKVRTGDVLVGIASSGVHSNGFSLVRKIVADNYFDLHRSYPELSNKLLGEVLLTPTKIYVKQVLEVIRQCDVHGISHITGGGFDENIPRILHEGQGLEIEEGSWEILPVFRFLEKYGKVAHREMFNIFNMGIGMVIALDAAEAPKAIEILQAQGERASVIGRVTDTGSVVIR from the coding sequence ATGGCTCAAAGTTATGAAAAGGCCGGTGTGAACCTCGAAGCCGGTTACGAAGTGGTGCGGCGCATCAAGAAGCACGTGGCTTCGACGGCCCGAACGGGCGTGATGGGCAATATCGGCGCTTTCGGCGGGATGTTCGACCTTTCGGCCCTGCAGGTGAAGGAACCGGTGCTGGTAAGCGGCACGGACGGCGTGGGTACGAAACTCAAGCTGGCCTTCCAGATGGACAAACACGATACGATCGGCATCGATGCCGTGGCGATGTGCGTGAACGACGTGCTGGCACAGGGTGCCGAACCGCTGCTGTTCCTCGACTACGTGGCCGTGGGGCACAACGTGCCGCAGAAGATCGAGGCCATCGTGGCGGGCGTGGCCGAAGGGTGCCGCCAGGCGGGTTGCGCGCTGGTGGGCGGAGAGACGGCCGAGATGCCGGGCATGTATGCCGACGGGGAGTACGACATTGCCGGATTCACGGTGGGCGTGGTCGAGAAGTCGAAGCTGATCGACGGCTCGAAGGTCCGCACGGGTGACGTGCTGGTGGGCATTGCGTCGAGCGGCGTCCACTCGAACGGCTTCAGCCTCGTGCGCAAGATCGTGGCCGACAACTATTTCGACCTGCACCGCAGCTATCCCGAACTGTCGAACAAACTTCTGGGCGAGGTGCTGCTCACGCCGACGAAGATCTACGTGAAACAGGTCCTCGAAGTGATCCGCCAGTGCGACGTCCACGGCATCAGCCACATCACGGGCGGCGGCTTCGACGAGAACATCCCGCGTATCCTGCACGAAGGGCAGGGGCTGGAGATCGAGGAGGGCTCGTGGGAGATCCTGCCGGTGTTCCGCTTCCTGGAGAAGTACGGCAAGGTGGCGCACCGCGAGATGTTCAACATCTTCAACATGGGTATCGGCATGGTCATCGCGCTGGACGCCGCGGAGGCTCCGAAAGCCATCGAGATCCTTCAGGCACAGGGCGAACGCGCCTCGGTCATCGGACGTGTCACGGACACCGGGAGTGTCGTCATCCGATAG
- the purN gene encoding phosphoribosylglycinamide formyltransferase, producing MHRLAVFASGNGTNFEAIVTACERGELSAEVVLMVCDKPGARVIERARNHGVVTFAFAPKEYASKADYEREIVARLDAAGVELVCLAGYMRIVGDVLLGAYAGRIINIHPSLLPAFRGAHAIEQALEYGVKVFGVTIHYVDAELDGGRIIAQRAFPYEGHDIEELEPMIHAVEYPLYVETIGKLLNAKKE from the coding sequence ATGCACCGTCTTGCAGTCTTCGCCAGCGGCAACGGCACGAACTTCGAGGCCATCGTAACGGCCTGCGAGCGGGGCGAGTTGTCCGCGGAGGTGGTGCTGATGGTCTGCGACAAACCCGGGGCGCGGGTCATCGAACGGGCCCGGAACCACGGTGTCGTGACCTTCGCCTTCGCCCCGAAGGAGTACGCCTCGAAGGCCGACTACGAACGGGAGATCGTCGCGCGGCTGGATGCCGCCGGGGTCGAACTGGTCTGTCTGGCCGGTTACATGCGGATCGTGGGCGATGTGCTGCTGGGAGCCTATGCGGGGCGGATCATCAACATCCACCCCTCGCTGCTGCCGGCCTTCCGCGGTGCCCATGCCATCGAACAGGCCCTGGAGTACGGCGTCAAGGTCTTCGGCGTGACGATCCATTACGTCGATGCCGAACTCGACGGCGGGCGGATCATCGCCCAGCGCGCCTTCCCCTACGAGGGGCACGACATCGAGGAGCTGGAGCCGATGATCCATGCGGTGGAATATCCGCTTTATGTCGAAACGATTGGTAAATTATTGAACGCAAAAAAAGAATAG
- the purH gene encoding bifunctional phosphoribosylaminoimidazolecarboxamide formyltransferase/IMP cyclohydrolase gives MRALISVSDKTGVVEFAKGLRALGWEVIATGGTMKLLRESGVEVINISDVTGFPEICDGRVKTLHPKVHGGLLARRDDPEHLKALKENDIEFIDMVCVNLYPFRQTIAKPDVKMEDAIENIDIGGPSMLRSAAKNWADVTVVCDPADYAQVLEEIRTSGNTEKATRLKLSAKAYTHTAEYDAMIATYMRKQAGLNEKLFLEFDLVQSLRYGENPHQGAKFYREEHKVPYSLAFARQLNGKELSYNNIQDANAALCIVREFDRPFCVGLKHMNPCGAAVGRDVVEAWTKAYEADKVSIFGGIVATNCTVTREAAELMKPIFLEIIMAPKFDEGALEVLCTKKNLRLLEVDMTKGAVDPKQYVSVNGGLLVQDLDVTTREVMPDMCVTKAQPAAEQMDDLNFGWRIVKHVKSNAIVAVKDGRTLGVGAGQMNRIGSAELALNQARAAGVTEGIVLASDGFFPFDDCVALAAEYGVTAIVQPGGSVRDEDSIRKADEKGIAMCFTGERHFKH, from the coding sequence ATGCGAGCATTGATCAGTGTAAGCGACAAGACGGGTGTCGTGGAGTTCGCCAAGGGGCTCCGGGCACTCGGTTGGGAGGTGATCGCCACGGGCGGCACGATGAAACTGCTGCGGGAGAGCGGCGTCGAGGTCATCAACATCAGCGACGTGACGGGATTCCCGGAGATCTGCGACGGGCGGGTCAAGACCCTCCATCCGAAGGTCCACGGCGGGCTGCTGGCGCGCCGCGATGATCCCGAGCACCTGAAAGCCTTGAAGGAGAACGATATCGAGTTCATCGACATGGTGTGCGTGAACCTCTACCCGTTCCGGCAGACGATCGCCAAACCGGACGTGAAGATGGAGGACGCCATCGAGAACATCGACATCGGCGGACCTTCGATGCTGCGTTCGGCGGCGAAGAACTGGGCCGACGTGACGGTGGTGTGCGATCCGGCGGACTACGCGCAGGTGCTGGAGGAGATCCGCACCTCGGGCAATACCGAAAAGGCCACGCGGCTGAAACTCTCGGCCAAGGCCTATACCCATACGGCGGAGTATGACGCGATGATTGCCACCTACATGCGCAAGCAGGCGGGGCTGAACGAAAAACTCTTCCTGGAATTCGACCTCGTGCAGTCGCTGCGTTACGGCGAGAACCCGCACCAGGGGGCGAAGTTCTACCGTGAGGAGCACAAGGTGCCCTACTCGCTGGCTTTTGCCCGTCAGTTGAACGGCAAGGAGCTGTCGTACAACAATATCCAGGATGCCAATGCCGCGCTGTGCATCGTGCGGGAGTTCGACCGTCCGTTCTGCGTCGGACTGAAGCACATGAACCCCTGCGGGGCTGCCGTGGGCCGGGATGTCGTCGAGGCGTGGACCAAGGCCTATGAGGCCGACAAGGTTTCGATCTTCGGCGGTATCGTTGCCACGAACTGCACCGTGACGCGCGAGGCGGCCGAGCTGATGAAACCCATCTTCCTGGAGATCATCATGGCTCCGAAGTTCGACGAAGGGGCGCTGGAGGTGCTCTGCACGAAGAAGAACCTGCGGCTGCTGGAGGTTGACATGACGAAGGGCGCCGTGGACCCGAAACAGTACGTAAGCGTCAACGGCGGCCTGCTGGTGCAGGACCTCGACGTGACGACCAGGGAGGTGATGCCCGACATGTGCGTCACGAAGGCTCAGCCCGCGGCGGAGCAGATGGACGACCTGAATTTCGGCTGGAGAATCGTCAAGCACGTGAAGTCGAACGCCATTGTGGCCGTGAAGGATGGCCGTACGTTAGGCGTCGGCGCCGGGCAGATGAACCGCATCGGTTCGGCTGAACTGGCTCTGAATCAAGCCCGTGCCGCCGGTGTGACGGAGGGAATCGTGCTGGCATCGGACGGCTTCTTCCCCTTCGACGACTGCGTGGCGCTGGCTGCCGAGTACGGCGTGACGGCCATCGTGCAGCCGGGCGGGTCGGTGCGTGACGAGGATTCGATCCGCAAGGCCGACGAGAAGGGCATCGCCATGTGTTTTACCGGCGAGCGCCATTTCAAACACTGA
- the purD gene encoding phosphoribosylamine--glycine ligase: MKVLVIGGGGREHAIVDALSRSAQVEKIFCAPGNAGIARQAECVAIRETEVERLRDFAAAEGIGLTVVGPEVALAAGVVDCFKAAGLRIFGPTKAAARIESSKEFAKELMAKYEIPTAGFRAFTEYVAARDYVAGRPFPAVLKYDGLAAGKGVVIAQTMEEADAALKEMLLDDRFGEGKVVVEDYLEGPEFSLLCFVSGSRVWPMVLSQDHKRAFDGDQGPNTGGMGAYSPLPFITAEDERFAVERIMRPTAEAMVAEGCPFEGVLYGGLMKTAQGIKVIEFNARFGDPETEVVLPRLKSDIVDIFCAVADGGDARLEWDSRPALGIVLASKGYPGSYEKGHEITGLENVEGTVYHMGTKADGDRIVTAGGRVLFVVGRGATLAEAREAALRDVARIGCDNLFHRTDIGHWALDEK; encoded by the coding sequence ATGAAAGTACTGGTAATCGGCGGCGGAGGCCGCGAACACGCCATCGTCGATGCGCTTTCGCGCTCGGCGCAGGTGGAGAAGATCTTCTGCGCGCCCGGCAATGCGGGCATAGCGCGTCAGGCCGAGTGCGTGGCCATCCGGGAGACCGAGGTGGAGCGTCTGCGCGACTTTGCCGCGGCGGAGGGCATCGGGCTGACGGTCGTCGGTCCCGAAGTGGCGCTGGCGGCGGGAGTCGTTGACTGCTTCAAGGCCGCGGGGCTGCGGATCTTCGGTCCCACGAAGGCGGCGGCCCGCATCGAGTCGTCGAAGGAGTTTGCCAAGGAGTTGATGGCCAAATACGAGATCCCGACGGCCGGATTCCGTGCCTTCACGGAGTATGTTGCGGCGCGCGACTATGTGGCCGGGCGTCCGTTCCCTGCGGTGCTGAAGTACGACGGACTGGCGGCCGGGAAGGGCGTGGTGATTGCCCAAACGATGGAGGAGGCCGATGCGGCCCTGAAGGAGATGCTGCTCGACGACAGGTTCGGCGAGGGCAAGGTCGTCGTCGAGGATTACCTCGAAGGCCCGGAGTTTTCGCTCCTGTGCTTCGTCTCGGGGAGCCGCGTGTGGCCCATGGTGCTCTCGCAGGACCACAAGCGGGCCTTCGATGGCGACCAGGGCCCCAACACGGGCGGCATGGGCGCCTATTCGCCGCTGCCGTTCATCACTGCGGAGGACGAACGCTTCGCCGTGGAGCGGATCATGCGCCCGACGGCCGAGGCGATGGTTGCCGAAGGCTGTCCCTTCGAAGGGGTGCTCTACGGCGGCCTGATGAAGACGGCGCAGGGCATCAAGGTCATCGAGTTCAACGCCCGTTTCGGCGATCCCGAGACGGAGGTCGTATTGCCGCGTCTGAAGAGCGACATCGTCGACATCTTCTGCGCCGTGGCCGACGGCGGTGATGCCCGTCTGGAGTGGGATTCCCGTCCGGCACTGGGCATCGTGCTGGCCTCGAAAGGGTATCCCGGAAGCTATGAGAAGGGCCACGAGATTACGGGCCTTGAGAATGTCGAGGGAACGGTCTACCACATGGGTACGAAGGCCGACGGAGACCGGATTGTGACGGCAGGCGGCCGGGTGCTGTTTGTCGTGGGGAGGGGTGCCACGCTGGCCGAGGCGCGCGAAGCGGCGCTGCGTGATGTGGCGCGCATCGGGTGCGACAACCTTTTCCACCGCACCGACATCGGACACTGGGCTTTGGACGAAAAATAA
- the folD gene encoding bifunctional methylenetetrahydrofolate dehydrogenase/methenyltetrahydrofolate cyclohydrolase FolD — protein MIISGKELSARLKAEMAEQVKTFPAKYGRVPHLVVILVGDNPASVSYVTGKAKASAEVGIRNTTIRRPESIPEAELLGLIAELNADPEVDGILVQLPLPKHIDEAKVIEAIDKAKDVDGFHPLNVAALWQKQPCTLPCTPKGILKMLTAAGVEIAGKRAVVIGRSNIVGLPVSKLLLDANATVTMAHSRTRNLAEVTRQAEILVVAIGRPKFVTADMVSEGTVVIDVGVNRDPETGKLCGDVDFAAIEPKASVITPVPGGVGPMTICCLMENTIECFLKSR, from the coding sequence ATGATTATCAGCGGAAAAGAACTGTCGGCCCGACTGAAGGCCGAAATGGCCGAGCAGGTGAAGACCTTCCCGGCAAAATACGGGCGCGTGCCCCATCTGGTGGTGATTCTCGTGGGGGACAATCCGGCGAGCGTGAGTTATGTGACGGGCAAGGCGAAGGCCTCGGCCGAGGTCGGAATCCGCAACACGACGATCCGCCGCCCGGAGTCGATTCCGGAGGCGGAATTGCTGGGGCTGATTGCCGAACTGAATGCCGATCCGGAGGTGGACGGCATTCTGGTGCAGCTGCCCCTGCCGAAGCATATCGACGAGGCGAAGGTGATTGAGGCGATCGACAAGGCGAAGGATGTGGACGGGTTCCATCCGCTGAATGTGGCGGCGCTGTGGCAGAAACAGCCCTGCACGCTGCCCTGCACGCCGAAGGGGATCCTCAAGATGCTGACGGCCGCCGGGGTGGAGATCGCCGGGAAGCGCGCCGTGGTGATCGGCCGCAGCAACATCGTGGGGCTGCCGGTCTCGAAACTGCTGCTGGATGCGAATGCCACGGTGACGATGGCCCACAGCCGCACGCGCAACCTCGCCGAGGTGACGCGCCAGGCGGAGATTCTGGTCGTGGCCATCGGGCGCCCGAAGTTCGTGACGGCCGATATGGTCTCCGAAGGGACGGTGGTGATCGACGTGGGCGTGAACCGCGACCCGGAGACGGGCAAACTGTGCGGCGATGTCGACTTTGCGGCCATCGAGCCCAAGGCTTCGGTCATCACGCCGGTGCCGGGCGGCGTCGGCCCGATGACGATCTGCTGCCTGATGGAGAACACGATCGAGTGCTTTTTGAAAAGCCGCTGA
- a CDS encoding class I SAM-dependent methyltransferase, with translation MEKIRPLLAEVPATLLVPLWARAEEQKRPDPLVRDPRSAEILRALDFDFSRFSGGWMSQLGCCIRTVILDREVQRFLDAHPGSTVINLGCGLDTRVGRLSGYAHWYDLDLPEVIALRSHFFTETEQRHMIASSVLDSGWMERIMAPGPVLVIAEGLFMYFSEEEVTSLLDALARYFPKAVLLVEMLAPLLVGRNRMHDVVKNASFKWTLSDSRDFSRLNSRLHYDCEWSYFDMARRRWRYLRLIHWIGWVRRNMNNRIVRLHFE, from the coding sequence ATGGAAAAGATCCGACCCCTTCTGGCGGAGGTTCCCGCCACGTTGCTCGTGCCGCTTTGGGCACGAGCCGAAGAACAGAAACGTCCTGATCCGCTGGTCCGCGATCCCCGATCGGCGGAGATTCTTCGGGCGCTCGATTTCGATTTTTCCCGCTTTTCGGGAGGCTGGATGTCACAACTCGGGTGTTGCATCCGCACGGTGATTCTCGATCGGGAGGTGCAGCGTTTTTTGGACGCACATCCCGGTTCGACGGTCATCAATCTCGGTTGCGGACTCGATACGCGGGTTGGGCGACTCTCCGGATATGCCCACTGGTACGATCTCGACCTTCCGGAGGTGATCGCCCTGCGGTCGCACTTTTTCACCGAGACGGAGCAGCGGCATATGATAGCCTCATCGGTACTTGACAGCGGCTGGATGGAACGCATTATGGCTCCCGGTCCGGTACTGGTCATTGCCGAGGGGTTGTTCATGTATTTTTCGGAGGAGGAGGTGACTTCCCTGCTGGATGCGTTGGCCCGATATTTCCCCAAGGCCGTGCTGCTGGTTGAGATGCTTGCTCCGCTGCTGGTCGGCCGGAACCGGATGCACGATGTCGTGAAGAATGCCTCTTTCAAATGGACTCTGTCCGACAGCCGCGATTTCAGCCGGCTGAATTCCCGCCTGCATTATGATTGTGAATGGTCCTATTTCGATATGGCTCGTCGACGCTGGCGTTATTTACGGCTGATTCATTGGATCGGGTGGGTACGCCGCAATATGAACAACCGTATCGTAAGGTTGCATTTCGAATGA
- a CDS encoding GNAT family N-acetyltransferase — MIEFRPVRLEDRSVIERHTMPSGICNCDLAFANMYCWQAVYHSAWAEIGGFLVIRFQIDGGERIGYMQPVGEGDFGPIIPQLREDAHAHGQRLRIIGLTDEGREMIRRMHPGEFAFESDRALEDYVYNADDLRTLPGRRYQPKRNHINRFTAEYPDFRYEELTPDRFQECMALEREWRKVHEGHTSELCAEQRAMQRAFEHFAELGLQGGCIYVGDRLVAFTYGSAVNDHTFDTHVEKADTEYDGAFTIINKCFAEHLPARFTLINREEDLGIDGLRRAKLSYHPAFLQHKFTAIRLHPDELACKRLWMEAFGDDDDFVDSFLIRYYSRRRVLTLTEEGRTVAMLHLLPFETELGRTTYIYGVATAESARRRGLASQLMRQAMTLIAERGDDAAFLIPTPGEPWLPAFYEKFGFGGGIPVTFHSEDGFDFGTGDAAADRAMVWRRDASAPLPESLTATFRR; from the coding sequence ATGATTGAGTTTCGCCCCGTACGTCTCGAAGACCGCAGCGTCATCGAGCGCCATACGATGCCCTCGGGCATCTGCAACTGCGACCTGGCCTTCGCCAACATGTACTGCTGGCAGGCGGTCTACCACAGTGCGTGGGCCGAGATCGGGGGTTTCCTGGTGATCCGTTTCCAGATCGACGGCGGCGAGCGCATCGGCTACATGCAGCCGGTCGGCGAGGGCGATTTCGGGCCGATCATCCCGCAGTTGCGCGAGGATGCCCATGCCCACGGCCAACGCCTGCGCATCATCGGGCTGACGGACGAGGGGCGTGAGATGATCCGGCGGATGCACCCCGGGGAGTTCGCCTTCGAGTCGGACCGGGCGCTGGAGGATTACGTCTACAACGCCGACGACCTGCGCACGCTGCCGGGGCGCCGCTACCAGCCCAAGCGCAACCACATCAACCGCTTCACGGCCGAATACCCCGACTTCCGCTATGAGGAGCTGACCCCGGATCGGTTTCAGGAGTGCATGGCCCTGGAGCGCGAGTGGCGGAAGGTCCACGAGGGTCACACTTCGGAACTCTGTGCCGAACAGCGGGCCATGCAGCGGGCCTTCGAACACTTCGCGGAACTGGGACTGCAGGGCGGCTGTATCTATGTGGGCGACCGCCTGGTGGCCTTCACCTACGGTTCGGCGGTCAACGACCACACGTTCGACACCCACGTCGAGAAGGCCGACACGGAGTACGACGGCGCCTTCACGATCATCAACAAATGCTTCGCCGAACACCTGCCCGCGCGCTTCACGCTCATCAACCGCGAGGAGGACCTCGGTATCGACGGGCTCCGGCGGGCCAAACTCTCCTACCACCCGGCCTTTCTGCAGCACAAGTTCACGGCCATCCGGCTCCACCCCGACGAACTGGCCTGCAAGCGGTTGTGGATGGAGGCTTTCGGTGATGACGACGATTTCGTCGACTCGTTCCTGATCCGCTACTACTCGCGGCGGCGTGTGCTGACCCTCACGGAGGAGGGTCGCACCGTGGCGATGCTCCACCTCCTGCCGTTCGAGACCGAACTCGGACGCACGACCTACATCTACGGCGTCGCCACGGCCGAATCGGCCCGCCGCCGCGGCCTGGCTTCGCAACTCATGCGGCAGGCCATGACGCTCATCGCCGAACGCGGCGACGATGCCGCCTTCCTGATCCCCACCCCCGGCGAACCGTGGCTCCCGGCCTTTTACGAAAAATTCGGATTCGGGGGCGGGATCCCCGTGACCTTCCATTCGGAGGACGGGTTCGACTTCGGGACGGGCGATGCGGCCGCCGACCGGGCGATGGTCTGGCGGCGCGACGCCTCCGCCCCGCTGCCCGAGTCGCTGACGGCCACTTTCCGCCGATAA